A genomic region of Zalophus californianus isolate mZalCal1 chromosome 11, mZalCal1.pri.v2, whole genome shotgun sequence contains the following coding sequences:
- the SYT12 gene encoding synaptotagmin-12 isoform X1, with amino-acid sequence MAMDVAEYHLNVIKSPPGWEVGVYTAGALALLGIAAVSLWKLWTSGSFPSPSPFPNYDYRYLQQKYGETYAEAKQKRVPAWNAQRASTQGPPSRKGSLSIEDTFESISELGPLELMGRELDLAPYGTLRKSQSADSLNSISSVSNTFGQDFTLGQVEVSMDYDAASHTLHVAVLQGKDLLEREEAGFESCFMRVSLLPDEQIVGISRIQRNAYSIFFDEKFSIPLDPAALEEKSLRFSVFGIDEDERNVSTGVVELKLSVLDLPLQPFSGWLYLQDQNKAADAVGEILLSLSYLPTAERLTVVVVKAKNLLWTNDKTTADPFVKVYLLQDGRKMSKKKTAVKRDDPNPVFNEAMIFSVPAIVLQDLSLRVTVAESSSDGRGDNVGHVIIGPSASGMGTTHWNQMLATLRRPVSMWHPVRRN; translated from the exons ATGGCCATGGATGTGGCTGAATACCACCTGAACG TCATCAAGAGCCCCCCTGGCTGGGAGGTGGGTGTCTACACTGCTGGGGCCCTGGCACTGCTGGGAATTGCAGCGGTGAGCCTGTGGAAGCTCTGGACATCAGGGagcttccccagcccctccccgttCCCAAACTACGACTACAGGTACCTTCAGCAGAAGTACGGGGAGACCTACGCAGAGGCCAAGCAGAAG AGAGTGCCTGCTTGGAATGCCCAGCGGGCCAGCACTCAGGGACCACCCAGTCGCAAAGGCAGCCTCAGCATTGAGGACACCTTTGAGAGCATCAGTGAGCTGGGGCCCCTGGAGCTGATGGGCCGGGAGCTGGACCTGGCCCCCTACGGGACCCTCCGCAAGTCCCAGTCGGCGGACTCCCTGAACTCCATCTCCTCCGTGAGCAACACCTTCGGGCAGGACTTCACGCTGGGCCAGGTGGAGGTGAGCATGGACTACGATGCGGCCTCCCACACCCTCCACGTGGCGGTGCTGCAGGGCAAGGACCTCCTGGAGCGGGAAGAAGCCGGCTTCGAGTCCTGCTTCATGCGCGTCAGCCTGCTGCCCGATGAGCAGATCGTGGGCATCTCCCGG ATCCAGAGGAATGCCTATTCCATCTTCTTCGATGAGAAGTTCTCCATCCCCCTGGACCCTGCCGCCCTGGAGGAGAAGAGCCTGCGGTTTTCTGTGTTTGGCATCGATGAGGATGAGCGGAATGTCAGCACGGGGGTGGTGGAGCTGAAGCTCTCTGTGCTCGACCTCCCGCTGCAGCCCTTCAGCGGCTGGCTCTACTTACAGGACCAGAACAAG GCTGCGGACGCTGTGGGCGAGATCTTGCTGTCCCTCAGCTACCTCCCGACGGCTGAGCGCCTCacggtggtggtggtgaaagCCAAGAATCTCCTCTGGACCAATGACAAGACCACAGCAG ACCCCTTCGTCAAGGTGTACCTGCTTCAGGATGGGCGGAAGATGAGCAAAAAGAAGACGGCTGTGAAGAGGGATGACCCCAACCCGGTGTTCAACGAAGCCATGATCTTCTCGGTGCCAGCCATCGTGCTCCAG GACCTATCTCTCCGTGTGACGGTGGCTGAGAGCAGCAGTGACGGCCGAGGGGACAACGTGGGCCATGTCATTATTGGGCCTTCGGCCAGCGGCATGGGCACCACACACTGGAACCAGATGCTGGCCACGCTGCGCAGACCCGTGTCCATGTGGCACCCCGTCCGGCGAAACTAG
- the SYT12 gene encoding synaptotagmin-12 isoform X2 — MGRELDLAPYGTLRKSQSADSLNSISSVSNTFGQDFTLGQVEVSMDYDAASHTLHVAVLQGKDLLEREEAGFESCFMRVSLLPDEQIVGISRIQRNAYSIFFDEKFSIPLDPAALEEKSLRFSVFGIDEDERNVSTGVVELKLSVLDLPLQPFSGWLYLQDQNKAADAVGEILLSLSYLPTAERLTVVVVKAKNLLWTNDKTTADPFVKVYLLQDGRKMSKKKTAVKRDDPNPVFNEAMIFSVPAIVLQDLSLRVTVAESSSDGRGDNVGHVIIGPSASGMGTTHWNQMLATLRRPVSMWHPVRRN, encoded by the exons ATGGGCCGGGAGCTGGACCTGGCCCCCTACGGGACCCTCCGCAAGTCCCAGTCGGCGGACTCCCTGAACTCCATCTCCTCCGTGAGCAACACCTTCGGGCAGGACTTCACGCTGGGCCAGGTGGAGGTGAGCATGGACTACGATGCGGCCTCCCACACCCTCCACGTGGCGGTGCTGCAGGGCAAGGACCTCCTGGAGCGGGAAGAAGCCGGCTTCGAGTCCTGCTTCATGCGCGTCAGCCTGCTGCCCGATGAGCAGATCGTGGGCATCTCCCGG ATCCAGAGGAATGCCTATTCCATCTTCTTCGATGAGAAGTTCTCCATCCCCCTGGACCCTGCCGCCCTGGAGGAGAAGAGCCTGCGGTTTTCTGTGTTTGGCATCGATGAGGATGAGCGGAATGTCAGCACGGGGGTGGTGGAGCTGAAGCTCTCTGTGCTCGACCTCCCGCTGCAGCCCTTCAGCGGCTGGCTCTACTTACAGGACCAGAACAAG GCTGCGGACGCTGTGGGCGAGATCTTGCTGTCCCTCAGCTACCTCCCGACGGCTGAGCGCCTCacggtggtggtggtgaaagCCAAGAATCTCCTCTGGACCAATGACAAGACCACAGCAG ACCCCTTCGTCAAGGTGTACCTGCTTCAGGATGGGCGGAAGATGAGCAAAAAGAAGACGGCTGTGAAGAGGGATGACCCCAACCCGGTGTTCAACGAAGCCATGATCTTCTCGGTGCCAGCCATCGTGCTCCAG GACCTATCTCTCCGTGTGACGGTGGCTGAGAGCAGCAGTGACGGCCGAGGGGACAACGTGGGCCATGTCATTATTGGGCCTTCGGCCAGCGGCATGGGCACCACACACTGGAACCAGATGCTGGCCACGCTGCGCAGACCCGTGTCCATGTGGCACCCCGTCCGGCGAAACTAG